One Prodigiosinella aquatilis DNA window includes the following coding sequences:
- the infA gene encoding translation initiation factor IF-1, translating into MAKEDNIEMQGTVLDTLPNTMFRVELENGHVVTAHISGKMRKNYIRILTGDKVTVELTPYDLSKGRIVFRSR; encoded by the coding sequence ATGGCCAAAGAAGACAATATTGAAATGCAAGGCACCGTGCTTGATACGCTGCCCAACACCATGTTCCGCGTTGAATTGGAAAACGGCCACGTGGTCACCGCTCATATCTCCGGTAAAATGCGTAAAAACTATATCCGCATCCTGACGGGTGACAAAGTCACAGTGGAATTGACCCCGTACGACCTGAGCAAAGGCCGCATTGTCTTCCGTAGCCGTTAA
- a CDS encoding lysine exporter LysO family protein, which produces MYSGLLIILLPLILGYLIPLRAKKVLQIINRLLSSMVYIILFLMGISLAFLDNLGSNLLAIFRYASVCFICITAANLLALWLLEKRTRWSGSNTGQEALPSRLRMALESLRLCGVVFGGFLLGLSQLSILTFAAKGSEYALLFLLFLVGVQLRNSGMTLRQIVLNRRGMIVALVVGISALAGGALASVLLQLPLNMALAMASGYGWYSLSGILLTDAFGPVIGSAAFFNDLARELTAIILIPTLIRHHRASALGLCGATSMDFTLPVLQRSGGMDMVPPAIVHGFLLSLAAPVLMALFSS; this is translated from the coding sequence ATGTATTCAGGATTATTGATCATCTTACTGCCGTTAATTCTCGGCTATCTGATTCCCCTGCGCGCAAAAAAGGTGTTACAGATTATCAACCGCCTACTGAGCAGCATGGTGTATATCATTCTGTTCCTGATGGGGATCAGTCTGGCGTTTCTGGATAATCTGGGCAGTAATTTGCTGGCTATCTTCCGCTATGCATCCGTCTGTTTTATCTGCATCACCGCAGCGAATCTACTGGCACTGTGGTTGCTGGAAAAGCGAACCCGCTGGAGCGGCAGCAACACGGGTCAGGAGGCGTTACCTTCCCGCCTACGCATGGCGCTGGAGTCGCTCAGGTTATGTGGTGTGGTATTCGGCGGTTTTTTGTTGGGGCTCAGCCAATTATCCATTCTGACCTTTGCGGCCAAAGGCAGCGAATACGCCTTACTATTTCTGCTGTTTCTGGTGGGCGTTCAGTTACGCAACAGCGGTATGACGCTGCGTCAGATTGTACTGAACCGACGGGGAATGATTGTGGCGCTGGTGGTCGGCATCAGTGCGTTGGCGGGTGGCGCGCTGGCATCGGTATTGCTGCAACTGCCGCTGAATATGGCGCTGGCGATGGCATCCGGCTATGGCTGGTATTCGCTCTCCGGTATTCTGTTGACTGACGCTTTTGGGCCGGTGATTGGTAGTGCCGCTTTCTTTAACGATCTGGCGCGGGAACTGACAGCGATAATATTGATCCCCACACTGATTCGTCATCATCGCGCCAGTGCGCTGGGTTTGTGCGGCGCCACTTCCATGGACTTCACCTTGCCCGTACTGCAACGCAGTGGCGGCATGGATATGGTGCCACCCGCTATCGTGCATGGTTTTCTGCTGAGCCTGGCCGCCCCAGTATTAATGGCACTATTTTCATCATGA
- the aat gene encoding leucyl/phenylalanyl-tRNA--protein transferase has translation MPLFELSPYSLQFPDPENALCEPNGLLALGGDLSPQRLLAAYQQGIFPWYSPGEAILWWSPDPRAVLLPEQFHISRSMKKFMRKTDYQVTLNYAFEHVIAACASERAEGTWISQEIMAAYCQLHQLGRAHSVEVWHNRQLVGGVYGISQGALFCGESMFSRADNASKYGLLSFQQHFIRCGGRLIDCQVLNAHTASLGACEIPRHQFLQRLSQLQNTAISETCWHPQTVVRPTLVP, from the coding sequence GTGCCATTATTTGAACTCTCTCCGTACTCACTGCAGTTCCCCGATCCGGAAAATGCATTATGTGAACCTAACGGACTGTTGGCATTGGGTGGGGATTTGTCTCCTCAACGGTTACTCGCCGCTTATCAACAGGGTATTTTTCCGTGGTATTCCCCAGGAGAAGCGATCCTATGGTGGTCGCCCGATCCGCGCGCAGTGCTGTTGCCAGAACAATTCCATATTAGTCGCAGCATGAAGAAATTCATGCGCAAAACAGACTATCAAGTCACGCTGAATTACGCTTTCGAACACGTTATCGCCGCTTGCGCCAGTGAGCGGGCGGAAGGCACCTGGATTAGCCAGGAAATTATGGCGGCTTATTGTCAGTTACATCAGTTAGGAAGGGCACATTCAGTAGAAGTGTGGCATAATCGCCAACTTGTCGGGGGAGTGTATGGTATCTCGCAAGGCGCGTTGTTTTGCGGAGAATCCATGTTTAGTCGGGCTGACAATGCCTCCAAGTATGGATTGCTGTCGTTCCAACAACACTTCATACGCTGCGGCGGTCGTCTGATTGATTGTCAGGTACTTAATGCACATACCGCCTCATTAGGGGCCTGCGAAATACCCCGCCACCAGTTTTTGCAGCGACTTTCCCAGCTTCAGAACACAGCTATTTCAGAGACCTGCTGGCACCCGCAAACGGTAGTGCGCCCTACCCTGGTGCCGTAA
- the hcp gene encoding hydroxylamine reductase, with the protein MYCVQCEQTMQTPAGNGCAYAQGMCGKTAETSDLQDLLVAVLQGLSAWALQARALGIVDHDVDSFSPRAFFSTLTNVNFDSQRIIGYAKDAIAYRQALATRCRLLDASVKVSHPMAELQLAGDDIPTLQEQALSFALNSDKTSVGDDIHGLRMLCLYGLKGAAAYMEHAHVLGQYDDEIYAHYHALMAWLGIRPTDMDTLLNNAMDIGKMNFSIMAILDRGETEAYGNPQPTAVNVRPVAGKAILISGHDLKDLQTLLEQTEGTGVNVYTHGEMLPAHGYPELKKFSHLVGNYGSGWQNQQTEFARFPGPILMTSNCIIDPDVGNYSDRIWTRSIVGWPGVNHLAGDDFSAVIAQAQHLSGFPYSEIEHLITVGFGRQTLLNAADTVIDLVAQKKLRHVFLVGGCDGSRDERSYYTDFTLNIPQDCLIMTLACGKYRFNKLDFGTLEGLPRLLDVGQCNDAYSAIMLAVNLAEKLGCGVNDLPLSLMLSWFEQKAIVILLTLLSLGVKNIYTGPTAPGFLTENLLAILNEKFGMRSITTVERDLNEILNA; encoded by the coding sequence ATGTATTGTGTGCAATGTGAACAAACCATGCAAACACCAGCTGGTAATGGTTGTGCTTACGCTCAGGGCATGTGCGGCAAAACGGCCGAAACCTCCGATTTGCAAGACCTGCTAGTGGCCGTCCTGCAAGGGTTGTCCGCCTGGGCATTGCAAGCCCGTGCACTGGGCATTGTTGACCATGACGTTGATAGCTTCTCGCCACGCGCTTTCTTTTCCACGTTAACTAACGTTAACTTCGATTCCCAACGCATTATTGGTTACGCTAAAGACGCCATTGCCTATCGCCAGGCATTGGCTACGCGCTGTCGTCTACTGGATGCCAGTGTCAAGGTCAGTCATCCAATGGCCGAATTGCAACTGGCCGGTGATGATATCCCTACGCTACAAGAACAAGCACTCAGCTTTGCATTGAATAGCGATAAAACCAGCGTCGGTGATGATATTCACGGACTACGTATGTTGTGCCTGTATGGTCTGAAAGGTGCCGCCGCTTACATGGAGCACGCCCATGTCCTCGGTCAATATGATGATGAGATTTATGCACACTATCATGCGCTGATGGCCTGGCTCGGTATTCGGCCCACGGATATGGACACACTACTGAATAACGCCATGGACATCGGCAAGATGAATTTTAGCATCATGGCGATTCTGGATCGGGGTGAAACCGAAGCCTATGGCAACCCACAGCCGACAGCAGTTAATGTGCGCCCGGTGGCGGGCAAAGCCATTCTGATCTCCGGTCATGATCTGAAAGACCTGCAAACACTACTGGAACAGACTGAAGGCACTGGCGTCAACGTCTATACCCACGGTGAAATGCTGCCGGCCCACGGCTACCCTGAATTGAAGAAATTCTCGCATCTGGTGGGGAACTACGGCAGTGGCTGGCAGAACCAGCAGACTGAATTCGCCAGGTTTCCCGGCCCGATCCTGATGACATCCAACTGTATTATCGATCCTGACGTGGGCAATTACAGTGATCGCATCTGGACGCGCAGCATTGTAGGTTGGCCAGGCGTGAACCATCTGGCGGGTGATGACTTCAGCGCGGTGATCGCTCAGGCGCAACATCTGAGCGGCTTCCCATACAGTGAAATCGAACACCTGATTACCGTAGGGTTTGGCCGCCAGACCCTGTTGAACGCCGCTGATACCGTTATCGACCTGGTGGCACAGAAAAAGCTGCGCCATGTGTTTCTGGTAGGCGGATGTGACGGCAGCCGTGATGAGCGCAGTTATTACACCGATTTCACACTCAACATTCCACAGGATTGCCTGATTATGACGCTGGCCTGTGGGAAATACCGTTTCAACAAGCTGGATTTCGGCACACTGGAAGGGTTGCCACGGCTGTTAGATGTCGGTCAGTGTAACGACGCTTACTCCGCCATTATGCTCGCCGTAAATCTGGCGGAAAAACTGGGCTGCGGCGTGAACGATTTACCGTTGAGTCTGATGCTGTCCTGGTTTGAACAAAAAGCCATTGTGATTCTGCTGACGCTGTTGTCGCTGGGTGTAAAGAACATCTACACCGGGCCGACGGCACCGGGTTTCCTGACGGAGAATCTGCTGGCCATCCTGAACGAAAAATTCGGTATGCGTTCCATCACCACGGTTGAACGGGATCTGAACGAGATTCTGAACGCCTGA
- the cspD gene encoding cold shock-like protein CspD — protein MEIGTVKWFNNAKGFGFICPERGGEDIFAHYSTIQMDGYRTLKAGQIVQFDMHQGPKGNHASLIVPVASEAIA, from the coding sequence ATGGAGATAGGTACTGTTAAATGGTTCAATAACGCCAAAGGCTTTGGCTTTATTTGTCCTGAAAGGGGTGGTGAAGATATTTTCGCTCATTATTCAACCATTCAGATGGACGGTTACAGAACACTCAAAGCTGGGCAGATCGTGCAGTTCGATATGCACCAGGGACCAAAAGGCAATCACGCCAGTCTGATCGTGCCAGTAGCCAGTGAAGCCATCGCCTGA
- the treA gene encoding alpha,alpha-trehalase TreA: MISFRVVRRYLLLIILQCIIGNNVIPIAWAEPITASEVNSPPDVLFGPLFKAVQRAKLFPDQKTFADAVPKYAPSAIMADYYAQKNQHHFDLNYFVQNNFTLPSDGKGFIPPGGQTLREHINALWPHLTQSTPDIARWDSLLPLPNAYVVPGGRFREVYYWDSYFTMLGLAESGQWDTIRNMVNNFAWQIDQYGHIPNGNRTYYLSRSQPPFFSKMVELLATHDGQNTLVTYLPQIKKEYDYWMAGAEDLKPGQASERVVRLPDGTVLNRYWDERDVPRTESWLDDVTTASAVKGNQRARLYRNLRAGAASGWDFSSRWLKDPMKLSTINIIEILPVDLNSLIYHIERVLAKASQLDNHTDAARRYTELAAKRRQAINHYFWNTAKGYYADYDWKQKEVHNQLTAATLFPLYVQAATDEYADKTAEVVRAELLKKGGLATTTIHTGQQWDAPNGWAPLQWVAVQGLRYYHHDALARDIGTRFLNSVVQTYHLENKLVEKYDIEGDTGGGGGGEYPLQDGFGWTNGVTMKLLALYPLPEDQPGTVSNDKLAQ; this comes from the coding sequence ATGATTTCATTCCGCGTAGTAAGGAGGTACCTTCTGCTAATTATTCTGCAATGTATTATCGGCAATAATGTTATACCTATTGCCTGGGCTGAACCCATAACAGCTTCAGAAGTAAATTCACCGCCAGATGTCCTGTTTGGCCCACTGTTCAAAGCCGTACAACGCGCAAAGCTGTTCCCCGACCAAAAAACGTTTGCGGATGCCGTTCCCAAATATGCACCATCAGCAATCATGGCGGATTACTACGCACAAAAGAATCAGCACCATTTCGATCTGAACTATTTTGTGCAAAACAACTTTACTCTACCTTCGGATGGGAAAGGCTTTATTCCCCCCGGCGGTCAGACATTGCGTGAACATATCAACGCTCTCTGGCCACATTTGACCCAGAGTACACCGGATATTGCCCGCTGGGACTCTTTGTTGCCACTACCTAACGCATATGTCGTGCCCGGTGGACGTTTTCGGGAGGTTTACTACTGGGACAGTTACTTCACCATGCTGGGGCTGGCCGAAAGCGGCCAGTGGGATACCATTCGAAACATGGTGAACAACTTTGCCTGGCAAATCGATCAGTACGGCCATATTCCCAACGGGAACCGAACCTATTATCTCAGCCGCTCTCAACCCCCGTTTTTCAGCAAGATGGTGGAATTACTTGCCACACACGATGGCCAAAACACATTAGTAACTTATCTGCCGCAGATAAAAAAAGAATATGACTACTGGATGGCGGGTGCAGAGGATCTGAAACCCGGACAGGCCAGTGAGCGCGTGGTACGTTTGCCGGATGGTACCGTACTGAACCGTTACTGGGATGAACGCGATGTACCCCGTACCGAATCCTGGCTGGACGATGTAACCACCGCCAGCGCGGTCAAAGGGAACCAACGAGCCCGTCTCTACCGCAACCTGCGTGCGGGTGCTGCCTCAGGCTGGGATTTCAGCTCCCGTTGGCTGAAAGATCCCATGAAACTCTCTACCATCAACATCATAGAGATCTTGCCTGTTGACCTGAATTCGCTGATTTATCATATCGAAAGGGTTCTGGCAAAAGCCAGTCAGTTAGACAATCATACTGACGCTGCCAGGCGCTATACCGAACTCGCTGCAAAACGCAGGCAAGCCATCAATCACTATTTCTGGAATACCGCCAAAGGCTACTACGCTGATTACGACTGGAAACAGAAAGAAGTACACAATCAACTCACCGCCGCGACCCTGTTCCCGTTATATGTACAGGCGGCAACCGATGAATATGCCGACAAAACAGCAGAAGTCGTCCGCGCCGAGTTGTTGAAAAAAGGAGGATTGGCTACGACCACCATTCATACCGGTCAGCAATGGGATGCGCCTAACGGCTGGGCACCGTTACAGTGGGTCGCAGTTCAAGGCTTACGTTACTATCACCATGATGCGCTGGCACGGGATATCGGCACCCGCTTCCTGAATAGCGTGGTTCAAACCTATCATCTTGAAAACAAACTGGTAGAGAAGTATGACATCGAAGGTGACACTGGCGGCGGCGGTGGCGGTGAATACCCGTTACAGGACGGTTTTGGCTGGACCAATGGCGTTACCATGAAACTGTTGGCGCTGTATCCGCTGCCAGAGGATCAACCAGGCACCGTGTCAAACGATAAACTCGCGCAGTGA
- the clpS gene encoding ATP-dependent Clp protease adapter ClpS — MGNNSTGPHTEGSIKEKHTEAVQPPSMYKVILNNDDYTPMEFVIDVLQKFFSYDIERATQLMLTVHYEGKAICGVYSAEVAETKVAQVNRYATENEHPLLCTLEKA; from the coding sequence ATGGGAAATAACAGTACAGGGCCACATACCGAGGGCTCGATCAAAGAAAAACATACTGAAGCAGTGCAGCCACCATCGATGTATAAAGTGATATTAAACAACGATGATTACACACCGATGGAATTTGTTATTGACGTGCTGCAAAAGTTCTTTTCTTATGATATTGAACGTGCAACGCAACTGATGCTTACCGTTCATTACGAAGGGAAAGCAATCTGTGGTGTTTACAGCGCCGAAGTGGCGGAAACGAAAGTCGCGCAAGTGAATCGTTACGCTACGGAGAATGAGCATCCGTTGCTCTGTACGCTGGAAAAAGCCTGA
- a CDS encoding ATP-dependent endonuclease: MHLERVEILGFRGINRLSLTLDETTVLIGENAWGKSSLLDALSLLLAPALPLYHFELHDFHFTPGDETSREHHLQIVFTFCETSPGHHLAARYRSLEPVWIKGEGRLYRIFYRLEAEVDETKSVCTWRSFLDANGHALALDNIDWLASEVIRLHPVLRMRDSRFIRHTRSGALMPTLDADKKLSRQFEILMRELDQNPNKLTNQDLRQGMSAIRQLVDHYFSAQSGDTGDSHHRHTHSGNGKYWRSLDNINRMIAGPNSRSRRIILLELFSTLLQAKGSVSLDPHSRPLLLIEDPETRLHPIMLSVAWGLLNQLPLQKVTTTNSGELLSLVPVEQLCRLVRESSQVSTYRIGRSGMSPEDSRRIAFHIRLNRPASLFARCWLLVEGETEVWMLSELARQCGHHFESEGIKVIEFAQSGLKPLLKFAHRMGIEWYVLVDGDDAGKKYAATARSLLTAQAEQERDHLTMLPSPDMEHFMYKNGFRQVYHRVAQLPDSVPLSASKVITKAIHRSSKPDLAIEVAMESMALGNGAIPPLIRTMFSHVLWLARGRAG, encoded by the coding sequence ATGCATCTGGAAAGAGTAGAGATTCTCGGATTCCGTGGGATTAACCGTCTGTCATTGACCCTGGATGAAACCACTGTACTGATTGGTGAGAATGCTTGGGGAAAATCCAGCCTGCTGGATGCTCTGTCGCTTTTACTGGCTCCGGCGTTACCACTCTATCATTTTGAACTCCATGACTTTCATTTTACACCCGGCGATGAAACCAGTCGGGAGCATCATTTGCAGATTGTCTTCACTTTTTGTGAAACGTCGCCTGGCCATCATCTGGCCGCGCGTTACCGTTCGCTCGAACCTGTGTGGATAAAAGGAGAAGGACGGCTATACCGTATCTTCTACCGACTGGAAGCCGAAGTGGATGAAACTAAGTCGGTATGTACCTGGCGCAGCTTTCTGGATGCCAATGGACACGCGCTTGCGTTGGATAACATTGACTGGTTGGCGAGTGAAGTAATCCGCCTGCATCCAGTATTAAGGATGCGAGATTCCCGCTTTATCCGTCATACCCGCTCCGGTGCGCTGATGCCAACATTGGATGCCGATAAAAAACTGTCCCGTCAGTTTGAAATCCTCATGCGGGAACTGGACCAAAATCCTAACAAGTTGACCAATCAGGATCTCCGTCAGGGAATGTCGGCGATACGTCAGTTAGTGGATCACTATTTTTCCGCACAGAGTGGCGATACGGGTGATAGTCATCATCGTCATACGCATTCCGGCAACGGCAAATATTGGCGTTCACTGGACAATATCAATCGAATGATTGCGGGGCCGAACAGCCGTAGTCGACGAATTATTCTGCTGGAACTGTTCTCTACCCTGTTGCAGGCGAAAGGTTCGGTATCGTTGGATCCACACTCCCGGCCATTGTTGCTGATAGAAGACCCTGAAACCCGTCTGCATCCAATTATGCTTTCAGTGGCGTGGGGATTACTGAATCAGTTGCCATTGCAGAAAGTGACCACCACTAATTCAGGAGAGCTGTTATCACTGGTGCCAGTGGAACAATTGTGCCGTCTGGTGCGAGAGTCGTCACAAGTTTCCACTTATCGTATCGGACGGTCAGGGATGAGCCCGGAAGATAGTCGCCGTATCGCTTTTCATATCCGGTTGAACCGACCAGCATCGTTGTTTGCGCGTTGTTGGTTGCTGGTGGAAGGTGAAACCGAAGTCTGGATGCTCAGTGAATTAGCTCGACAGTGCGGCCATCATTTTGAATCGGAAGGGATTAAGGTGATTGAATTCGCCCAGTCGGGACTGAAGCCGTTGTTGAAGTTTGCCCATCGGATGGGGATTGAATGGTATGTGCTGGTGGATGGAGACGACGCCGGTAAAAAATATGCAGCGACGGCACGCAGTCTGCTGACAGCCCAGGCAGAGCAGGAACGTGACCATTTGACGATGCTGCCATCACCGGATATGGAACATTTCATGTATAAAAATGGTTTCAGACAGGTTTACCATCGAGTGGCGCAGTTACCAGACTCGGTGCCGCTCTCTGCCTCCAAAGTTATCACGAAAGCGATTCATCGCAGTTCCAAACCGGATCTGGCCATTGAAGTGGCGATGGAGTCAATGGCATTGGGAAATGGTGCGATTCCACCGCTGATCCGTACCATGTTTTCCCACGTATTATGGTTGGCACGGGGTCGGGCTGGCTGA
- the clpA gene encoding ATP-dependent Clp protease ATP-binding subunit ClpA yields the protein MLNQELELSLNMAFARAREHRHEFMTVEHLLLALLSNPAAREALEACTVDLAVLRQELETFIEQTTPTLPSSDEERDTQPTLSFQRVLQRAVFHVQSSGRSEVSGANVLVAIFSEQESQAAYLLRKHDVSRLDIVNFISHGTRKEESGQSPNLENPVNEEPAGGEDRMENFTTNLNQLARVGGIDPLIGREKELERTIQVLCRRRKNNPLLVGESGVGKTAIAEGLAWRIEQGDVPEVMADCTLYSLDIGSLLAGTKYRGDFEKRFKALLKQLEQDQRSILFIDEIHTIIGAGAASGGQVDAANLIKPMLSSGKIRVIGSTTYQEFSNIFEKDRALARRFQKIDITEPSVEETVQIINGLKPKYEAHHDVRYTAKAVRAAVDLAVKYINDRHLPDKAIDVIDEAGARSRLLPISKRKKTVNVADIESVVARIARIPEKTVSASDRDVLRNLGDRLKMLVFGQDKAIEALTEAIKMSRAGLGHDRKPVGSFLFAGPTGVGKTEVTLQLAKALDIELLRFDMSEYMERHTVSRLIGAPPGYVGFDQGGLLTDAVIKHPHSVLLLDEIEKAHPDVFNLLLQVMDNGTLTDNNGRKADFRNVIVVMTTNAGVRETQRKSIGLIHQDNSSDAMEEIKKVFTPEFRNRLDGIIWFNHLSPEVIQQVVDKFVVELQAQLDAKGVSLEVSEEARNWLAEKGYDKSMGARPMARVMQESLKKPLANELLFGALVDGGSVTVELDKETQQLTYRFLSAQKKKAEGAVH from the coding sequence ATGCTCAATCAAGAACTGGAACTCAGTCTCAACATGGCTTTTGCCAGGGCGCGTGAGCACCGGCATGAGTTTATGACCGTGGAGCACCTGTTACTGGCACTGCTCAGTAATCCTGCTGCGCGTGAAGCACTGGAGGCCTGTACGGTAGATTTGGCCGTTTTGCGTCAGGAGTTGGAGACGTTCATTGAACAGACCACGCCGACGTTGCCATCAAGTGATGAAGAGCGGGATACTCAACCAACGCTGAGTTTTCAGCGGGTATTACAACGTGCAGTGTTCCACGTACAATCATCGGGACGCAGTGAAGTATCTGGTGCCAACGTTCTGGTTGCCATTTTCAGCGAACAGGAATCTCAGGCTGCGTATCTGCTGCGCAAGCATGATGTCAGCCGTCTGGATATTGTGAATTTTATTTCACATGGAACGCGCAAAGAGGAATCCGGACAGTCACCAAACCTGGAAAATCCGGTAAATGAAGAGCCGGCCGGAGGGGAAGATCGTATGGAAAACTTCACCACCAATCTGAACCAGCTTGCCCGTGTCGGTGGTATTGATCCGCTGATTGGGCGTGAAAAAGAACTGGAGCGGACCATTCAGGTACTGTGTCGCCGTCGTAAGAATAATCCGCTGCTGGTAGGTGAATCAGGAGTAGGGAAAACCGCTATCGCGGAAGGGTTGGCCTGGCGTATTGAGCAGGGCGATGTTCCGGAAGTGATGGCTGACTGTACCCTTTATTCGTTGGATATCGGTTCGCTATTGGCAGGTACCAAATACCGTGGTGATTTTGAAAAACGCTTCAAAGCGCTACTGAAACAGCTGGAACAAGATCAGCGTAGTATTCTGTTTATCGATGAAATTCATACTATTATTGGTGCCGGCGCGGCGTCGGGTGGTCAGGTGGATGCTGCCAATCTGATTAAACCGATGCTTTCCAGCGGCAAGATTCGAGTAATTGGTTCCACGACCTATCAGGAATTCAGCAATATCTTTGAAAAAGACCGGGCACTGGCCCGTCGTTTCCAGAAGATTGATATCACTGAGCCGAGTGTGGAAGAGACAGTACAGATCATCAATGGCCTGAAACCGAAATACGAAGCACACCATGATGTTCGTTACACCGCAAAGGCAGTCCGTGCCGCGGTAGATCTGGCGGTGAAATACATCAATGATCGCCATTTGCCGGATAAAGCCATTGACGTTATTGATGAAGCTGGCGCGCGCAGCCGTTTGCTGCCAATAAGCAAGCGTAAGAAGACGGTTAATGTGGCAGATATTGAATCTGTGGTGGCGCGTATTGCCCGTATTCCGGAAAAAACGGTGTCGGCCAGTGATCGCGATGTACTGAGAAATCTTGGCGATCGTTTGAAAATGCTGGTGTTTGGTCAGGACAAGGCGATTGAAGCCTTGACGGAAGCCATCAAGATGAGTCGTGCCGGGTTAGGGCATGATCGTAAACCGGTAGGATCCTTCCTGTTTGCCGGTCCGACCGGGGTCGGAAAAACTGAGGTGACGCTGCAATTGGCCAAGGCGCTGGATATCGAGTTATTACGCTTTGATATGTCCGAATATATGGAGCGTCATACGGTTAGCCGCCTGATTGGCGCACCTCCGGGCTATGTAGGGTTTGATCAGGGCGGTCTGCTGACTGATGCAGTGATCAAGCATCCGCATTCTGTATTGCTGCTGGATGAAATCGAGAAGGCGCATCCGGATGTTTTCAACCTGCTGCTACAGGTAATGGATAATGGCACACTGACGGATAACAATGGTCGCAAGGCAGATTTCCGCAATGTGATCGTGGTCATGACCACCAATGCCGGCGTGCGTGAAACGCAGCGTAAGTCTATCGGGCTTATCCATCAGGATAACAGCAGCGACGCAATGGAAGAGATCAAAAAAGTGTTTACGCCGGAGTTTCGTAACCGTTTGGACGGCATTATCTGGTTCAACCATCTCTCACCTGAGGTTATTCAGCAAGTGGTGGATAAATTTGTGGTTGAACTACAGGCACAGTTGGATGCGAAAGGTGTATCGCTGGAAGTCAGTGAGGAGGCCCGTAACTGGTTGGCAGAAAAAGGCTATGACAAATCGATGGGGGCCCGGCCTATGGCTCGCGTTATGCAGGAAAGCCTGAAAAAACCGTTGGCCAATGAGCTGCTTTTTGGGGCGTTGGTGGATGGTGGTTCTGTCACGGTGGAACTGGATAAGGAAACACAGCAGTTGACTTACCGTTTCCTTAGCGCGCAGAAGAAGAAGGCCGAAGGTGCGGTGCACTGA